A window from Acidobacteriota bacterium encodes these proteins:
- a CDS encoding PilC/PilY family type IV pilus protein — protein MTRTKKSILIMFAVATALVTAIVFWAQQQCEETSATFQENFSSTDYKDHTASAIGNWPSGPIRLSRLGANFAVAEQGGMGARIYVCDAGDFDGDGYPDLIGLDITHQADGHATNQSQLKLIRNIYPQTPGEGQIFQVDHSKVFDTFDSHTAPASIVVADFNGDGLTDFFFMRNSQDSLTSYENFSAVMYIQVDNGVPDDPVFHPRNQAPNLDFTAAFQAAGIYHSWAADHVAAVDIDGDGDMDLLVISKDQIFLVRNPGRPDFALENFEIAELNYDQRTGFLSTGAQGSRGGSSVAAADFRNSGHIDVVGGTVNDQPFLVYYQNDGHGYFTREEIAIPDPTCTRVVATMAADFTNNGWPDIFAATDGIEAGTNNAKMWFLRNHGLKEIEVESVVIDPETGETITITETVSEIDWEFICLNNCAPIIPPEYDVVMSAVLDYDQDGDMDVILADANHSSDYYLVINELADAYALTGIAQSTVVSEPVLNPAEHSITKARLTQLHMGARGGLSEGLKVEIWLSNNGGRKWELYWEFSGAELQNYAHLPWHEFHHFGARLKWKARLFADEDEIFDDFGAAITGASNNTPTVGLIQIEYVYVDRREYSRASAAATITTSGGESKRLIIASSFIFPGFNGQLRAYDVTQIPLSGGSGSSLRTVTSSDLGSETGRTLEEGVEIFWDAGLLLRDRSPAGRTVYTAVRQGGHLANPLVRTDFTAANAGTLEAFLKDFNNDNAGLIDFIRGEGRDWKLGDINHSTPVVVGAPSEDPLYMGDGYEAFVKAQRDRTKVIYVGANDGMLHCFNVQTGEELWGFVPYNLLSSLRNMWVVDSATGERYLGHDVFVDGTPSIADVRINGEWKTVLVCGQGPGSGGAYAGPSGKVEPKNYYFALDITEPENPIPLWEFTHMFSSQQQYYPSVGETWSIPAIGKIKYSGVDRWAAFMGSGYNNTDSTAGNRFYVVAVDTGELLWQASVGTGVDTNDKKHPAPYSDILPVIPGSPAAFDANNNGYVDYVYFGDLDGRLWKLEVNLNNWKMTTIYSDRLNYPIVSKPAVWVNRLSGDGFPRTFFGTGGDDRAPNDRIYSFIALLDGSKTEVEWYMGNPTALGLPEAKSVGTFEAGEKVWADPVVSDFIVYFSTLRGSIESVNPCVDIGGGGRLYARYIQSTAGVPIGGTAFKLSDGSTPESLQLVSKARRAVTVGEVRRDQGLSKREIYIQEYDSTIEMLEHSIGNVIQIKSWREVYKIIK, from the coding sequence ATGACAAGAACAAAAAAATCAATCTTGATAATGTTTGCCGTTGCGACGGCTCTCGTCACCGCCATCGTGTTCTGGGCTCAGCAGCAGTGCGAGGAAACGAGCGCCACATTCCAGGAAAACTTCAGTTCCACAGACTACAAGGATCATACTGCCAGCGCCATCGGCAACTGGCCGTCCGGGCCGATCCGGCTGTCCCGCCTTGGCGCCAATTTCGCGGTGGCTGAACAAGGAGGAATGGGCGCCCGGATCTATGTCTGTGATGCGGGAGATTTCGATGGCGACGGCTACCCCGATCTCATTGGGTTGGACATCACTCACCAGGCTGATGGTCACGCCACCAACCAATCCCAGCTCAAGCTTATTCGGAATATTTATCCACAAACGCCGGGAGAAGGCCAAATTTTCCAAGTGGATCATTCAAAGGTCTTCGACACCTTTGACAGTCATACAGCACCCGCATCCATCGTTGTGGCCGATTTCAACGGCGACGGGCTTACGGATTTCTTCTTCATGAGAAATTCTCAAGACAGCCTGACGAGCTATGAGAACTTCTCGGCCGTCATGTATATTCAGGTCGATAATGGTGTCCCCGATGATCCCGTTTTCCATCCCCGCAACCAAGCGCCGAATTTGGACTTCACGGCGGCATTTCAGGCCGCCGGAATCTATCACAGTTGGGCGGCTGACCATGTTGCTGCCGTAGATATCGATGGTGACGGTGATATGGATCTTTTGGTCATCAGCAAGGACCAGATCTTCCTTGTCCGGAATCCGGGGCGGCCCGATTTTGCGCTTGAAAACTTTGAAATTGCCGAACTCAACTACGACCAAAGAACGGGATTTTTAAGTACGGGTGCTCAGGGAAGTCGTGGCGGATCGTCTGTTGCTGCGGCGGATTTCCGTAACTCTGGCCACATTGATGTTGTCGGAGGAACTGTCAATGATCAGCCCTTTCTCGTCTATTACCAAAACGATGGCCACGGCTATTTCACTCGAGAAGAAATCGCCATCCCTGACCCCACCTGCACCCGTGTCGTCGCCACAATGGCCGCGGATTTTACAAACAATGGTTGGCCGGATATTTTTGCCGCAACCGATGGGATTGAAGCGGGCACGAACAACGCGAAAATGTGGTTTTTAAGAAATCACGGTTTAAAAGAAATCGAAGTTGAAAGTGTTGTCATCGATCCTGAAACCGGCGAAACAATCACGATCACGGAAACGGTCAGCGAAATTGATTGGGAGTTCATCTGCCTCAACAATTGTGCTCCCATCATTCCCCCGGAATACGACGTGGTCATGAGCGCCGTTCTCGACTACGATCAGGACGGCGACATGGATGTCATCCTGGCCGACGCCAACCATTCCAGTGACTACTATCTCGTTATCAATGAATTGGCTGATGCTTATGCCCTGACGGGAATAGCTCAGTCCACGGTCGTTTCCGAGCCGGTCCTCAATCCGGCTGAGCACTCCATCACAAAAGCCCGGCTGACCCAGCTCCATATGGGTGCAAGAGGCGGCTTGTCAGAAGGACTCAAAGTTGAGATCTGGCTCTCAAACAACGGCGGCCGGAAGTGGGAACTCTATTGGGAGTTTTCCGGCGCTGAGTTGCAGAATTACGCCCATCTTCCCTGGCATGAATTCCATCACTTCGGCGCCCGGCTGAAGTGGAAAGCTCGTCTCTTTGCTGATGAGGACGAGATATTCGATGACTTTGGAGCCGCCATCACGGGAGCATCGAACAATACCCCCACGGTCGGCCTGATTCAGATCGAATATGTCTACGTGGACAGACGTGAATACTCCCGTGCCTCGGCAGCGGCGACAATCACGACTTCAGGAGGGGAGAGCAAGAGACTCATCATTGCCTCGTCCTTCATTTTTCCCGGCTTTAACGGCCAGCTTCGGGCTTACGATGTCACCCAAATTCCGTTGAGCGGAGGGTCCGGTTCCAGCCTCCGCACGGTCACTTCGTCCGATCTCGGATCGGAGACGGGCCGAACCCTGGAGGAGGGTGTTGAGATCTTCTGGGATGCCGGCCTGCTTCTGAGGGACCGGAGCCCTGCCGGTCGGACTGTCTACACAGCCGTCCGTCAGGGCGGCCATTTGGCGAACCCGCTTGTTCGAACCGATTTCACAGCCGCCAATGCCGGGACTCTGGAGGCATTCCTGAAGGATTTCAACAACGATAATGCCGGACTCATTGATTTTATTCGCGGAGAAGGCCGTGATTGGAAACTGGGGGACATCAACCATTCGACGCCTGTCGTTGTCGGGGCTCCCTCTGAAGATCCACTTTACATGGGAGACGGCTATGAGGCATTTGTGAAAGCCCAAAGAGACAGAACCAAAGTCATCTATGTCGGCGCCAATGACGGCATGTTGCACTGTTTCAATGTCCAGACAGGCGAGGAACTCTGGGGGTTCGTCCCTTACAATCTCCTCTCCAGCCTTCGGAATATGTGGGTAGTGGATTCGGCGACGGGGGAGAGATATCTTGGCCACGATGTCTTTGTCGACGGCACACCATCCATCGCAGATGTCCGGATTAACGGAGAATGGAAGACGGTTCTCGTTTGCGGGCAAGGCCCCGGCAGCGGCGGGGCCTATGCGGGTCCCAGTGGAAAGGTTGAGCCAAAGAACTATTATTTCGCGCTCGACATCACGGAACCTGAAAATCCAATTCCTCTTTGGGAATTTACGCACATGTTCAGTAGTCAACAACAATATTATCCATCCGTCGGAGAAACCTGGTCTATTCCGGCCATCGGAAAAATCAAATACAGTGGAGTTGACCGTTGGGCGGCTTTCATGGGGTCAGGCTATAACAACACCGACAGCACGGCCGGGAACAGATTTTATGTAGTCGCGGTCGATACCGGCGAATTGCTCTGGCAAGCCAGCGTCGGGACCGGAGTCGACACAAATGATAAAAAACACCCGGCACCTTACAGTGACATCCTCCCGGTCATCCCAGGATCGCCGGCGGCCTTTGACGCCAATAATAACGGCTATGTCGATTATGTCTATTTCGGAGACCTCGACGGCCGCCTCTGGAAGCTCGAAGTCAATCTGAACAACTGGAAAATGACAACCATTTACTCCGACCGGTTAAACTACCCGATTGTCAGCAAGCCGGCCGTTTGGGTCAATCGATTGTCGGGTGACGGCTTTCCTCGAACATTCTTTGGAACGGGAGGTGACGACAGGGCGCCGAACGACAGAATATATTCCTTCATCGCTCTTCTGGATGGTTCAAAAACCGAGGTTGAATGGTACATGGGCAATCCAACCGCTCTCGGCCTTCCGGAAGCCAAGTCGGTCGGCACATTCGAAGCGGGCGAGAAGGTCTGGGCCGATCCTGTCGTCTCCGATTTCATCGTCTATTTCAGCACCCTCCGGGGAAGCATCGAGAGCGTCAATCCCTGTGTCGACATCGGCGGAGGGGGAAGGCTCTATGCCCGCTACATTCAGAGTACGGCCGGGGTGCCTATCGGAGGGACGGCCTTCAAGCTGTCCGACGGGAGCACGCCCGAAAGCCTCCAGCTTGTGAGCAAGGCCCGGAGGGCCGTGACCGTCGGCGAAGTCCGCCGCGACCAGGGACTCAGCAAACGCGAGATCTACATCCAGGAGTACGATTCCACGATCGAAATGCTGGAGCACTCCATCGGAAACGTCATCCAGATCAAATCCTGGCGTGAGGTCTATAAGATCATCAAATGA
- a CDS encoding prepilin-type N-terminal cleavage/methylation domain-containing protein — MMVQRKGFTLIELLIGSAIMLVVVIGALTVYSRSNKISVDQNQYAELQHDVRSAMYLMMRDIRMVGAGLPVEFNMYGLEGWDNESQGATVQPDRLRIMGNMEDPLHIVIQSYSGGVGGGAANAELIDFSLEQYPYPDEYYVFKTALILPNPASGCREGAIRTITHVTHSATGGNEKMNFSPGLAPGINPPGGLVSDGGCAAADWTGGVIVFVNVLEYWLDVTGSMAGLTAGVNGYLGIPDVLYVTKNAVHFPLAQNVENFQLQYNGDLDEDGQLDGFRDWDANWTLDDVGRIRQIRAWILGRTPNPFIGLGGQPPNDIHHYRRPLIANSPAAIDDDNHRRFLLESTANIRNMSLNLYNRGER; from the coding sequence ATGATGGTCCAACGAAAAGGTTTCACTCTGATCGAGCTTCTGATCGGAAGCGCCATCATGCTGGTTGTCGTCATCGGGGCGCTGACGGTCTATTCCCGCAGCAATAAGATCTCGGTCGATCAGAACCAGTACGCCGAACTCCAGCATGACGTCCGTTCGGCCATGTATCTCATGATGCGCGACATCCGCATGGTCGGCGCGGGTCTTCCCGTAGAATTCAATATGTACGGCCTCGAGGGTTGGGACAACGAATCCCAGGGTGCGACGGTCCAGCCCGACCGTTTGCGTATCATGGGGAATATGGAAGATCCGCTACACATCGTCATCCAGAGCTATTCCGGAGGAGTAGGTGGAGGGGCGGCCAATGCGGAACTTATCGATTTCAGTCTTGAACAGTATCCCTACCCCGACGAATACTATGTGTTCAAAACCGCCCTCATTCTGCCCAATCCTGCCTCGGGATGTCGTGAGGGAGCGATCCGGACAATCACCCACGTTACGCATTCAGCGACTGGAGGGAATGAGAAGATGAACTTTTCCCCCGGGCTGGCACCGGGAATCAATCCGCCGGGCGGACTGGTTTCCGACGGAGGCTGTGCCGCTGCGGATTGGACCGGGGGCGTCATTGTCTTTGTCAACGTCCTGGAATATTGGCTCGATGTCACGGGATCCATGGCCGGATTGACGGCCGGCGTGAACGGCTATCTCGGCATTCCCGACGTCCTTTATGTCACCAAGAATGCCGTCCACTTCCCCCTGGCGCAAAATGTCGAGAATTTTCAGCTTCAGTATAACGGCGACCTTGACGAAGACGGACAGCTTGACGGATTTCGGGATTGGGATGCCAACTGGACCCTTGACGATGTCGGCCGGATCCGCCAGATCAGGGCCTGGATTCTGGGCCGGACGCCGAATCCCTTCATCGGCCTTGGAGGGCAGCCTCCAAACGATATCCACCATTACCGCAGACCCCTGATTGCCAATTCCCCGGCCGCGATCGACGACGATAATCACCGCAGATTTCTCCTCGAATCCACAGCCAATATCCGCAACATGTCCCTCAACCTCTACAACCGGGGGGAACGATGA
- a CDS encoding prepilin-type N-terminal cleavage/methylation domain-containing protein, translating to MKTTKSVNMMKRLMSSRRRRSEGFSLIEVLVGISVLAVAVIGLAQLFLLSVMNNVRSGDITSAVFLAQQQVDYLRTLTRDELLAFPNTAAGESSDEQLDINADGTVNYRRLTLVFFQDPQFNIRVLVFPGSRADTSETDLLADPRRERVQADIHTMISR from the coding sequence ATGAAGACGACTAAAAGTGTGAATATGATGAAAAGATTGATGAGCAGCCGGCGGCGCCGGAGCGAAGGCTTTTCTCTCATCGAAGTCCTCGTGGGCATTTCCGTTCTGGCCGTGGCCGTCATCGGTCTTGCCCAGCTCTTTCTCCTGTCCGTGATGAACAACGTCCGCTCCGGAGACATCACGAGCGCCGTCTTCCTGGCCCAGCAGCAGGTCGACTATCTCCGGACCCTGACGCGGGACGAGCTCCTGGCTTTTCCCAACACCGCGGCCGGAGAATCGTCGGACGAGCAGCTCGACATCAACGCCGACGGCACGGTGAATTACCGGCGGTTGACGCTGGTCTTTTTCCAGGATCCGCAGTTCAATATCCGTGTTCTGGTTTTTCCGGGTTCGAGAGCGGACACGAGCGAGACCGATCTTCTGGCCGATCCCCGGCGGGAGAGAGTCCAGGCCGACATCCATACCATGATCAGCAGGTGA
- a CDS encoding prepilin-type N-terminal cleavage/methylation domain-containing protein, with protein sequence MRGFTLIEILVTVAIISILSLASYPYIMNTLETRSLENGAREILTVLQTSRYRAIDTKDNHRVRFYQDGTNWRMIIERETSAGNWEPSRGFAPRTISPKFNVTVRLPAGESVVFSSLGVVENFVSTANSLELQSDRLKGQNQPDLRIVRFYSGGSVHYIKTTS encoded by the coding sequence ATGCGCGGCTTCACGCTGATCGAAATTCTTGTCACCGTGGCCATCATCAGCATCTTGTCTCTGGCGTCGTATCCGTACATCATGAACACCCTGGAAACCCGGAGCCTGGAAAACGGCGCCCGGGAGATCCTGACCGTTCTTCAGACGTCGCGCTACCGGGCCATCGACACGAAGGACAACCACCGTGTTCGTTTTTATCAGGATGGGACGAATTGGCGCATGATCATCGAACGGGAGACCTCGGCCGGAAACTGGGAGCCGTCGCGAGGTTTTGCCCCGAGAACGATTTCTCCTAAATTCAATGTCACCGTCAGGCTCCCCGCGGGGGAATCCGTGGTGTTTTCTTCCTTGGGCGTTGTCGAAAATTTCGTTAGCACGGCAAACTCTCTGGAGCTTCAAAGTGACAGGCTCAAGGGACAGAATCAGCCCGACCTGAGGATCGTCAGATTCTACAGCGGCGGATCGGTCCACTACATCAAGACGACGAGTTGA